Proteins encoded by one window of Bacteroidota bacterium:
- a CDS encoding SpoIIE family protein phosphatase gives MPEPIPAPIHVLVVDDEPDLELLIRHKFRRQVREGRLALTFAGDGVEALAAVEADPQIELVLSDINMPRMDGLTLLGKLRELDRALKVVIVSAYGDMANIRTAMNRGAFDFVTKPINFEDLALIVNKAHEELDKLRQADLLRRQLNVIQRELEIASRIQLSMLPAATPAFPEREDFDLHATMLPAQEVGGDFYDCFLIDSDPGNEAGGAPPRLGFVVGDVSGKGVGAALFMAITRTMLRATALQGLPPHEVVRHANRVLHPESMTHMFVTLVYGVLDLTTGEVAFTNAGHHHPVVLRHDGSRATCPCARGLGLCLTSDFAYASNSVTLAPGDTLLLYTDGLTEAVDVSGTQFEETRLAESLGTLPDCSPAEVIRHLLSAVESFSDDAPQADDLTLLAVQYHAPLA, from the coding sequence ATGCCCGAGCCCATACCTGCGCCGATCCATGTCCTCGTCGTCGATGACGAGCCGGACCTGGAGTTGCTGATCCGGCACAAGTTTCGGCGGCAGGTGCGCGAGGGGCGGCTCGCGCTCACCTTCGCGGGCGACGGCGTCGAGGCGCTCGCGGCGGTCGAGGCCGACCCGCAGATCGAGCTCGTGCTCTCGGACATCAACATGCCGCGCATGGATGGGCTGACGCTCCTCGGCAAGCTGCGCGAACTGGACCGCGCACTCAAGGTGGTGATCGTGTCAGCCTACGGCGACATGGCCAACATCCGCACGGCGATGAACCGCGGCGCGTTCGACTTCGTCACGAAGCCCATCAACTTCGAGGACCTCGCGCTCATCGTCAACAAGGCCCACGAAGAGCTTGACAAGCTGCGCCAGGCCGACTTGCTGCGGCGCCAGCTAAACGTCATCCAGCGCGAGTTGGAGATCGCAAGCCGCATCCAACTCTCGATGCTCCCCGCGGCGACGCCCGCCTTCCCTGAACGCGAGGACTTCGACCTCCACGCGACGATGCTGCCTGCCCAGGAGGTCGGCGGCGATTTCTACGACTGCTTTCTGATCGACTCCGATCCAGGTAACGAAGCCGGCGGTGCGCCGCCGCGCCTCGGCTTCGTCGTGGGCGACGTGTCGGGCAAGGGCGTTGGCGCGGCGCTTTTCATGGCGATCACCCGGACGATGCTCCGCGCCACAGCGCTGCAAGGACTCCCCCCACACGAGGTCGTGCGCCACGCCAACCGCGTACTCCATCCGGAGAGCATGACGCACATGTTCGTCACGCTCGTCTACGGCGTGCTCGACCTGACGACGGGCGAGGTGGCGTTCACCAACGCCGGGCACCACCACCCCGTGGTGCTGCGCCACGACGGCTCGCGGGCAACGTGCCCGTGCGCCCGCGGTCTCGGGCTCTGCCTCACGAGCGACTTCGCCTACGCCTCCAACAGCGTCACCCTGGCTCCGGGCGATACGCTGCTGCTCTACACCGATGGCCTCACCGAAGCCGTAGATGTGAGCGGCACCCAGTTCGAGGAGACGCGCCTCGCCGAGAGCCTCGGCACGCTCCCCGACTGCTCCCCCGCTGAGGTCATCCGCCACTTGCTCAGCGCGGTGGAGTCGTTCTCCGACGACGCCCCACAGGCTGACGACCTGACGCTGCTCGCCGTGCAGTATCACGCACCTCTCGCCTGA
- a CDS encoding ATP-binding protein, with product MTSELTDVLPLLAPELLYATCAPDGSRLHCNTAWGSILGKDELWAAMNEEDARFAKEYLSEAASGGLVTNQVFLVDRHKRDLPVPVLLNFLPIYLPDQQAGNLSVMVTGEVLQEPVSWATEQTRRRRMEMLGQMAMGIAHDFNNLLTSILGHTELLRGDLTNLFGGHGSLATDAVGQLKMIERAAMDGAVLVRKIQQYIRHEKQERFEHIDLSELIEEVLALTRPYWYNEPRRQGILIRTRKQLAELPDVAGSGTELREVFANLVLNAVQAMPQGGTITVRTYVDEARGVVAEVRDNGKGMPEDVRSRIFEPLFTTKGEKGTGMGLTVSYGIVQEHEGTIEVASEAGEGTKFTLTFPVATDRAVQIATDPPEPSFHPAEAKAGRLLVVDDEEMVRSVTGRLLRLKGHEVDEAEGGEKALALIADQPYDLVLTDLSMPEMSGRELAFRIRQHHPRQPIILLTGDTDAKDGTEHVDVVVKKPFKLDDLEAVVQRLLNG from the coding sequence ATGACATCCGAGTTAACGGACGTTCTCCCGCTCCTCGCCCCCGAGCTTCTCTACGCCACCTGCGCCCCGGACGGTAGTCGCCTCCACTGCAACACCGCATGGGGATCGATTCTCGGCAAGGATGAGCTGTGGGCGGCCATGAACGAAGAAGACGCACGCTTTGCTAAGGAATACCTGAGCGAGGCGGCGTCTGGCGGCCTCGTCACCAACCAGGTCTTTCTCGTTGACCGGCACAAGCGTGACCTCCCGGTCCCGGTGCTGCTCAACTTCTTGCCGATCTACCTCCCCGATCAACAAGCGGGTAACCTCTCCGTCATGGTCACGGGCGAGGTCCTTCAGGAGCCCGTGAGTTGGGCAACGGAGCAGACGCGCCGCCGACGGATGGAGATGCTCGGTCAGATGGCGATGGGCATCGCGCACGACTTCAACAACCTGCTCACGTCTATCCTCGGGCACACAGAGCTGCTGCGCGGCGACCTCACGAACCTCTTCGGCGGTCATGGCTCGCTCGCCACCGACGCCGTGGGCCAACTCAAGATGATCGAGCGCGCCGCAATGGACGGGGCCGTGCTCGTCAGGAAAATCCAGCAATACATCCGTCACGAGAAACAAGAACGCTTCGAGCACATCGACCTTTCGGAGTTGATCGAGGAAGTCCTCGCGCTGACGCGGCCCTACTGGTACAACGAGCCACGCCGTCAGGGCATTCTGATCCGCACGCGCAAGCAGCTCGCCGAGCTGCCCGATGTTGCAGGGTCAGGCACGGAGCTGCGTGAGGTGTTTGCCAACCTCGTCCTCAACGCCGTTCAGGCGATGCCCCAAGGCGGCACCATCACCGTGCGGACCTACGTCGACGAGGCGCGCGGGGTCGTTGCCGAAGTGCGCGACAACGGGAAAGGCATGCCGGAGGACGTACGCTCGCGCATCTTCGAGCCGCTGTTCACCACCAAAGGCGAGAAAGGCACTGGCATGGGCCTGACCGTGTCCTACGGCATAGTCCAGGAGCACGAAGGCACCATCGAGGTGGCCAGTGAGGCAGGCGAAGGCACCAAGTTTACACTCACGTTCCCCGTGGCGACGGACCGTGCGGTGCAGATCGCGACCGATCCACCCGAGCCCTCGTTCCACCCGGCCGAAGCCAAGGCGGGCCGCCTGCTCGTCGTGGACGACGAGGAGATGGTCCGCTCGGTGACGGGCCGTCTGCTTCGCCTGAAAGGCCACGAGGTCGACGAGGCCGAAGGGGGCGAGAAGGCGCTCGCGCTCATCGCCGATCAACCGTACGACCTCGTGCTCACGGACCTCTCCATGCCGGAGATGAGCGGCCGCGAACTAGCCTTCCGCATCCGGCAGCATCACCCGCGCCAGCCGATCATCCTCCTCACGGGCGACACCGATGCTAAGGACGGCACCGAGCACGTCGATGTGGTCGTCAAGAAGCCGTTCAAGCTCGACGATCTCGAAGCCGTCGTGCAGCGCCTCCTCAACGGATAA
- a CDS encoding DUF72 domain-containing protein, with product MSNLAPPSIADRLAAVERFDFRALHPRLAYGTASDRYAAWIGQVYPESWEAEVTTRAKKLGGESFEERLLPITSVVDYFQHFGVLELDFTFYRPLVNPDGEPSPNYHVLRQYAEHAPDDALFLLKAPQQFAARVLRRKGGFVENETYLDPTGFEQQFAEPAFDLLGERLAGVIFEQEYARVRESPEPEAFVAELDRFFAEVPPLPYHLEVRSPHLLSPLYTDWLAANGLGFVFSHWTWLPSLQAQWKLVGKRFSSGDGEAILRLLNPREMKYAAAFAHAYPFTDAVPDLSQTAQARTMINEATALAYKAIEQGVTLFTIANNRAWGNSPKLAQALSRRFLDFADRYGV from the coding sequence ATGTCTAACCTCGCTCCGCCTTCCATCGCAGACCGTCTGGCCGCCGTCGAGCGCTTCGACTTCCGCGCGCTGCACCCGCGCCTGGCCTACGGGACGGCGTCAGACCGCTACGCTGCGTGGATCGGGCAGGTCTACCCCGAGTCGTGGGAGGCCGAGGTGACGACGCGTGCGAAAAAGCTCGGCGGCGAGTCCTTCGAAGAGCGCCTGTTGCCGATCACGTCCGTGGTGGACTACTTCCAGCACTTCGGCGTCCTCGAACTCGACTTCACGTTCTACCGTCCGCTCGTCAACCCCGACGGCGAGCCGTCGCCCAACTACCACGTCCTCCGGCAGTACGCCGAGCACGCCCCGGACGACGCGCTCTTTCTCCTGAAGGCCCCGCAGCAGTTCGCGGCGCGCGTGCTCCGGCGCAAGGGTGGCTTCGTCGAGAACGAGACGTATCTCGATCCCACGGGCTTTGAGCAGCAGTTCGCCGAGCCTGCGTTCGACCTCCTCGGCGAGCGGCTCGCGGGCGTCATCTTCGAGCAGGAGTATGCCCGCGTGCGCGAGTCGCCGGAGCCCGAGGCGTTCGTGGCCGAACTCGACCGCTTCTTCGCGGAGGTGCCGCCGCTGCCCTACCACCTCGAAGTACGGTCGCCGCACCTACTCTCGCCGCTCTACACGGACTGGCTCGCGGCCAACGGGCTCGGCTTCGTGTTCAGCCACTGGACGTGGCTCCCGTCGCTTCAGGCCCAGTGGAAGCTCGTCGGTAAGCGCTTTTCCTCCGGCGATGGCGAGGCAATCCTGCGGCTCCTGAACCCGCGCGAGATGAAGTACGCTGCCGCGTTCGCCCACGCCTACCCGTTCACCGACGCCGTGCCTGATCTATCGCAGACCGCGCAGGCGCGCACGATGATCAACGAGGCCACGGCGCTCGCCTACAAGGCCATCGAACAGGGCGTCACGCTGTTCACCATCGCCAACAACCGCGCGTGGGGCAACTCGCCCAAGCTCGCGCAGGCGCTCAGCCGCCGCTTCCTCGACTTCGCCGACCGCTACGGGGTTTAG
- a CDS encoding T9SS type A sorting domain-containing protein has translation MLTRPFVLLFVAVAAPLAVAQPDVQQLPMLFSVAPTEGMPFTEDVQRYVGFPVQSLGDIDGDGRPDLLVGAAYATAEAVVDERLALLSYVVSGADGQVLHTLKPDPAGFDRRSYYGQPGQGLAPVSDLDGDGLPDVILGDPTFQQDDTEIGTAVAFSSATGEVLRRFVSPAAQEGGRFGEAITPLGDLDGGGVSDIAVSARFEVNREPQFSTGRVHVLRGEDGRTICTAQSPTLTASFASSISTADVNADGTPDLIVGDSQTRGALTESATGMAYAFDGRDCSLLRQFALVWPDAWSMVMTVEGLGDINGDGHEDIAIGTPFVQATNRKEAVGTVHVFSGLTGTRLYTIAPPNDTENVVGFGFALAPLADADGDGQPDLAASAMNGGEGVGEGYVFCGSDGALLAILAAPEDAGPAFGAGIASAGDLNGDGADEVIVGSFGGAYVFGSVRTVAEEVAAPVVDLNLNAAYPNPFAETTTLTFDVPAAGAVRLVVYDALGREVAVLADSRYGAGAHSVRFDGRALPSGIYVAQLVHGDRMDTRRLVLAR, from the coding sequence ATGCTGACCCGCCCATTCGTGCTGCTCTTCGTTGCTGTTGCGGCTCCGCTCGCCGTTGCCCAACCCGACGTGCAGCAACTCCCCATGCTGTTCTCCGTCGCACCCACCGAAGGCATGCCGTTCACTGAGGACGTGCAGCGCTACGTCGGCTTTCCAGTGCAGAGCCTTGGCGATATCGATGGAGACGGGCGGCCCGATCTGCTGGTAGGGGCGGCCTACGCGACTGCAGAAGCCGTCGTCGATGAGCGGCTCGCGCTGCTGTCGTACGTCGTCAGTGGTGCGGACGGCCAGGTGCTCCACACTCTAAAGCCCGATCCAGCCGGCTTTGATCGCCGCTCCTACTACGGGCAGCCTGGGCAAGGACTCGCTCCCGTAAGCGACCTCGACGGGGACGGCCTGCCCGATGTGATCCTGGGCGACCCTACGTTTCAGCAAGACGACACAGAGATCGGCACCGCTGTCGCGTTTAGCAGCGCGACCGGCGAGGTGTTGCGGCGTTTCGTGTCGCCCGCTGCTCAGGAAGGCGGACGTTTCGGCGAGGCGATCACTCCGCTGGGCGACCTCGACGGTGGAGGTGTGTCGGACATCGCCGTCAGTGCGCGGTTTGAGGTGAACCGAGAGCCGCAGTTCAGTACGGGGCGCGTCCACGTGCTGCGCGGCGAAGACGGACGTACGATTTGCACAGCCCAGTCGCCGACGTTGACCGCAAGCTTTGCCTCGTCGATCTCGACCGCCGATGTGAACGCGGATGGCACGCCAGACCTCATCGTCGGAGACAGCCAGACTCGCGGGGCCTTGACGGAGAGTGCTACGGGTATGGCGTATGCGTTCGACGGGCGGGATTGTTCGCTCCTGCGCCAGTTCGCTCTGGTGTGGCCCGATGCATGGTCCATGGTCATGACCGTGGAGGGCCTCGGCGACATCAACGGCGACGGGCACGAGGACATCGCCATCGGCACGCCGTTCGTTCAGGCGACGAATCGCAAGGAGGCCGTCGGGACCGTCCACGTGTTCAGCGGTCTGACCGGAACGCGCCTCTACACCATCGCGCCGCCGAATGATACCGAGAACGTGGTAGGATTCGGGTTTGCGCTCGCACCGCTCGCCGACGCGGATGGGGATGGACAGCCGGATCTGGCGGCCAGCGCGATGAACGGAGGGGAGGGCGTGGGCGAGGGCTATGTGTTCTGTGGGAGCGACGGGGCCTTGCTCGCCATACTTGCTGCGCCGGAGGACGCGGGCCCGGCATTCGGAGCAGGCATTGCTTCGGCAGGCGATCTCAACGGCGACGGGGCAGACGAGGTGATCGTCGGCTCGTTCGGTGGCGCGTATGTCTTCGGAAGCGTCCGCACGGTGGCCGAGGAGGTCGCCGCGCCAGTCGTTGATCTGAACCTGAACGCTGCCTACCCGAATCCCTTCGCCGAAACGACCACGCTGACCTTCGACGTGCCCGCCGCCGGGGCGGTGCGGCTGGTCGTGTACGATGCCCTCGGCCGCGAGGTCGCTGTGCTGGCGGACAGCCGGTACGGTGCAGGCGCGCACTCGGTGCGCTTCGACGGGCGTGCGCTGCCGAGCGGGATCTACGTTGCCCAGTTGGTGCACGGCGACCGGATGGACACACGACGACTCGTACTCGCACGGTAG
- a CDS encoding Na+/H+ antiporter NhaC family protein produces the protein MALAQDVPTDPGASALSILPALVAIGAALVFRQVVAALFAGVWVGAWIVTGDGALGWFTGLLTTIDTYIIAALTDPDRVSIIVFSLMIGGLVGVIQKNGGTRGIVNAVVSWANTAQRGQLTTAVLGCLVFFDDYANSLIVGGTMRPITDKLRISREKLAYLVDSTAAPIACLAFVTTWIGYEVGLIGEALNQIEGAQIDSLNLSAYGVFLNSIPHLYYPILALFFVYAVALTRRDFGPMLAAERRARQTGQLYRHGSAIETDAGDQHLLEPPADAPARIVNAALPILVLVGGVLVGLWWTGRAAVLEGGGALTLQNIIGEANSYTALLWASLLGVIVAVGLSVGQRILTLEQALDAWYHGARSILLAAVILVLAWALSEVNAALGTAAFLTDLLTGNVAPGLLPFLIALLAAFTAFATGSSWGTMGILMPLVVPLAWGVMVAGGTTDDLSILYAAVAAVLAGAVWGDHCSPISDTTILSSLATQCDLVDHVRTQLPYALLVGGVAWLLCALPVGFGVPWWVMLPISAVLLVVILRLVGQPVDDVPEAVEA, from the coding sequence GTGGCCTTAGCTCAGGACGTCCCGACCGATCCGGGCGCGAGCGCGCTCAGCATCCTCCCGGCGCTCGTCGCGATTGGGGCAGCGCTGGTGTTCCGGCAGGTCGTGGCGGCGCTCTTCGCGGGCGTGTGGGTCGGCGCGTGGATCGTGACGGGCGACGGCGCGCTGGGGTGGTTCACCGGTCTCCTCACCACCATCGACACCTACATCATCGCGGCGCTCACGGACCCAGACCGGGTGTCGATCATCGTGTTCTCGCTCATGATTGGCGGGCTCGTGGGTGTGATCCAGAAGAACGGCGGCACGCGCGGCATTGTCAACGCGGTCGTGTCGTGGGCGAACACGGCGCAACGCGGGCAACTCACCACAGCCGTGCTCGGCTGCCTGGTGTTCTTCGACGACTACGCCAACTCGCTCATCGTCGGCGGTACGATGCGGCCCATCACGGACAAGCTGCGCATCAGCCGCGAGAAGCTCGCCTACCTCGTCGACTCGACCGCCGCGCCCATCGCGTGCCTCGCGTTCGTGACGACGTGGATCGGCTACGAGGTCGGCCTCATCGGCGAGGCCCTCAACCAAATTGAGGGCGCGCAGATCGACAGCCTCAACCTCTCGGCGTACGGCGTCTTCCTGAACTCGATTCCGCACCTCTACTACCCGATCCTGGCGCTGTTTTTTGTCTACGCCGTCGCTCTTACGCGCCGAGACTTCGGGCCGATGCTGGCCGCCGAACGCCGCGCCCGGCAGACCGGCCAACTCTACCGCCACGGCTCCGCCATCGAGACGGACGCGGGCGACCAACACCTCCTCGAACCGCCCGCCGATGCTCCAGCGCGCATCGTCAATGCGGCGCTGCCGATCCTCGTCCTCGTGGGCGGCGTGCTCGTCGGGCTGTGGTGGACGGGCCGCGCCGCCGTGCTCGAAGGCGGCGGCGCGCTCACGCTGCAGAACATCATCGGCGAGGCGAACTCGTACACGGCGCTCCTCTGGGCGTCGTTGCTCGGCGTGATCGTGGCGGTGGGGCTCTCGGTGGGCCAGCGCATCCTGACGCTGGAGCAGGCGCTGGACGCGTGGTACCACGGCGCGCGCTCGATCCTGCTCGCCGCCGTGATCCTCGTGCTCGCGTGGGCGCTCTCGGAGGTGAACGCTGCGCTTGGCACGGCGGCGTTCCTGACGGATCTGCTGACGGGCAACGTCGCGCCGGGCCTGCTACCGTTCCTGATCGCCCTGCTGGCGGCGTTTACCGCGTTCGCGACGGGCTCCAGCTGGGGCACGATGGGTATCCTGATGCCGCTGGTGGTGCCGCTGGCCTGGGGGGTGATGGTCGCCGGGGGGACCACGGACGACCTCTCGATCCTCTACGCGGCCGTAGCGGCCGTCCTGGCCGGAGCCGTCTGGGGCGACCACTGCTCGCCGATCTCAGACACCACGATTCTGTCGAGCCTCGCCACCCAGTGCGACCTCGTGGACCACGTCCGGACACAGTTGCCGTATGCGCTGCTGGTCGGCGGCGTGGCGTGGCTGCTGTGCGCGCTGCCCGTCGGCTTCGGCGTGCCGTGGTGGGTGATGCTCCCCATCAGCGCGGTGCTGCTCGTCGTCATCCTGCGCCTGGTCGGCCAGCCGGTGGACGATGTGCCTGAGGCGGTGGAGGCGTAG
- the upp gene encoding uracil phosphoribosyltransferase has product MLTLVDHPILKRDIAILRDKATPHGLFRVTLADAASILAYEALRGVPLAEVDIETPLETTVGHVLAKEVVVVPVLRAGLGMADGFVRFVPEARIGHLGMYRDEATHEPVDYYANIPAAVTNAVVFVVDPMLATGGSAAGAIGHLKKQGATDVRLVVLVAAPEGVAHIEAEHPDVPITAAVLDRELDGHAYIRPGLGDAGDRIFGT; this is encoded by the coding sequence ATGCTCACGCTCGTAGACCACCCCATTCTCAAGCGCGACATCGCGATCCTGCGCGACAAGGCCACCCCGCACGGGCTGTTCCGCGTGACGCTCGCCGACGCGGCGTCGATCCTCGCCTACGAGGCGCTGCGCGGTGTGCCGCTTGCTGAGGTGGACATCGAGACGCCGTTGGAGACGACGGTCGGGCACGTGCTCGCCAAGGAGGTTGTCGTGGTGCCCGTGCTGCGCGCCGGCCTCGGCATGGCTGACGGCTTCGTGCGCTTCGTCCCGGAGGCGCGGATCGGGCACCTGGGGATGTACCGCGACGAGGCCACGCACGAGCCGGTCGACTACTACGCCAACATCCCCGCCGCCGTCACCAACGCGGTGGTCTTTGTTGTCGACCCGATGCTGGCCACGGGCGGCAGCGCGGCCGGAGCGATCGGCCACCTCAAGAAGCAGGGCGCGACCGACGTGCGCCTCGTCGTCCTCGTCGCTGCGCCGGAGGGCGTCGCCCACATCGAGGCCGAGCACCCCGACGTGCCCATCACGGCTGCCGTCCTCGACCGCGAACTCGACGGCCACGCCTACATCCGCCCCGGCCTCGGCGACGCCGGCGACCGGATTTTTGGAACCTGA
- a CDS encoding sodium:alanine symporter family protein, translating into MELISLFVDTVNNILKWPLLVGLLGAGLFLTLRLGFVQFRRLGHGFAVATGRYDNPDEPGDVSHFQALTTALSATVGVGNIAGVAMAIHIGGPGALFWMWITAILGMCTKYSEVTLAQHFRVIVAPDRDSKAWEGSVAGGPMYYIEKGLGWKPVAVFFAGALMVTSFLTGNAVQANTIATQVQSNFGISPTITGLITATIVGIVIIGGIQRIGRVTSIVAPAMAALYVLGALIILGLNIAEVPAAFGLIFTEAFNPTSGVAGTGAGLFILTLTFGVQRGLFSNEAGQGSAPIAHSAAKTDEPVSEGVVALLEPLIDTLIICTLTGLVLITTDVYQTRTLEAVSFANANVSIVEGTDAVGYSPLVDYAEPIAYEQGLPVVSDGARMGYVGVGADSVFVDEARTMPFTGTLFPGDDRIVTRGGEELGTVYADVFVNSAPLTTLGFEQGLEPIGLGGFGRWIVLISVFLFAISTSISWSYYGDRCANYLFGTKAILPFKFVFVIMHFLGAVIAVTTVWDLGDVALSLVTIPNVIALIALSGLLVKLTNGYFERKPWVENAEIHKRVVAEKRGKKPEGRR; encoded by the coding sequence ATGGAGCTCATCTCCCTGTTCGTCGACACGGTCAACAACATCCTCAAGTGGCCGCTGTTGGTTGGCCTGCTTGGGGCGGGCCTCTTCCTTACGCTCCGCCTGGGCTTCGTGCAGTTCCGCCGCCTCGGCCACGGCTTTGCGGTCGCGACCGGGCGCTACGACAACCCCGACGAGCCAGGCGACGTGTCGCACTTCCAGGCGCTCACGACAGCGCTCTCGGCGACCGTCGGCGTCGGCAACATCGCGGGCGTGGCCATGGCGATTCACATCGGCGGACCGGGCGCGCTCTTCTGGATGTGGATCACCGCGATCCTCGGTATGTGCACAAAGTACAGCGAGGTGACGCTTGCGCAGCACTTCCGCGTGATCGTCGCGCCCGACCGCGACTCGAAGGCATGGGAAGGCTCCGTGGCGGGCGGGCCGATGTACTACATCGAGAAGGGCCTCGGGTGGAAGCCTGTCGCCGTCTTCTTTGCGGGGGCGCTCATGGTGACGAGCTTCCTGACTGGCAACGCCGTCCAGGCCAACACCATCGCCACGCAGGTCCAGAGCAACTTCGGCATCTCGCCGACGATCACGGGCTTGATCACGGCCACCATCGTGGGCATCGTCATCATCGGCGGCATCCAGCGCATCGGCCGCGTGACGAGCATCGTCGCCCCGGCGATGGCGGCGCTCTACGTGCTCGGCGCACTCATCATTCTTGGGCTCAACATCGCCGAGGTCCCGGCGGCGTTTGGGCTGATCTTCACCGAGGCGTTCAACCCGACGAGCGGCGTCGCAGGCACCGGCGCGGGCCTCTTCATCCTCACGCTCACCTTCGGCGTGCAGCGCGGCCTCTTCTCGAACGAGGCCGGGCAAGGCTCGGCGCCTATCGCGCACTCGGCCGCCAAGACCGACGAGCCCGTCTCGGAAGGCGTCGTGGCGCTTCTGGAGCCGCTCATCGACACGCTCATCATCTGCACGCTCACAGGCCTCGTCCTCATCACGACGGACGTCTACCAGACGCGCACGCTGGAAGCCGTCTCGTTCGCCAACGCCAATGTCTCCATCGTCGAGGGCACGGACGCTGTGGGCTACTCGCCCCTCGTCGACTACGCTGAGCCGATTGCCTACGAGCAGGGCCTGCCGGTCGTGAGCGACGGCGCGCGGATGGGCTACGTCGGCGTCGGCGCGGACAGCGTCTTCGTCGACGAAGCGCGTACGATGCCGTTCACCGGCACACTCTTCCCCGGCGACGACCGCATCGTGACGAGGGGCGGCGAGGAACTGGGCACCGTCTATGCGGACGTGTTCGTGAACTCCGCGCCGCTCACCACGCTCGGCTTCGAGCAGGGGTTGGAGCCCATCGGCCTCGGCGGCTTCGGCCGCTGGATCGTGCTCATCTCGGTCTTCCTCTTCGCCATCTCGACGAGCATCTCATGGAGCTACTACGGCGACCGCTGCGCGAACTACCTCTTCGGCACGAAGGCCATCCTGCCGTTCAAGTTCGTCTTCGTGATCATGCACTTCCTCGGGGCTGTGATCGCGGTTACGACCGTCTGGGACCTCGGCGACGTGGCGCTCTCGCTCGTGACGATCCCGAACGTGATTGCCCTGATTGCGCTCTCCGGTCTGCTCGTGAAGCTGACCAACGGCTACTTCGAGCGCAAGCCCTGGGTCGAAAACGCCGAAATCCACAAGCGTGTCGTCGCCGAGAAGCGAGGTAAGAAGCCAGAAGGGAGACGTTAG
- a CDS encoding Glu/Leu/Phe/Val dehydrogenase, translating into MPFKRDVRKRAVYQEPTPHLDKNNPFQSMMERFDYAAEVLELDTGLYEYLSSSSRIHITSVPVMMDDGQIQVFEGYRVIHNEVLGPSKGGIRFATDVHLDEVKALAAWMTWKCAVVGVPFGGAKGAVKCDPRSMSPGELERLTRRYTANLMDVFGPDKDIPAPDMNTNEQIMAWLLDTYSMHVRRTEPAVVTGKPILLGGSQGRREATGRGVMTCTLAAMDKLGLRPGQCRVAVQGFGNVGSVAALLLHEQGCQVVAISDISGGYYNASGIDIPAAIAYAAEHGRSLAGFGGADSITNDELLTLDVEVLAPCAKENQITEENAADIQAQIISEGANGPTTAEADDILNEKGVLVVPDILANAGGVTVSYFEWVQDRQGYFWSLERVNRRLDRMMRQAFNTVYDAHEKYDIPMRIGAYVIAIDKVASALRTRGIYA; encoded by the coding sequence ATGCCCTTCAAACGCGACGTCCGCAAACGCGCCGTCTACCAGGAACCGACGCCCCACCTCGACAAGAACAACCCGTTCCAGTCGATGATGGAGCGCTTCGACTACGCGGCCGAGGTCCTCGAACTCGACACCGGCCTCTACGAGTACCTCAGCTCGTCCTCCCGCATCCACATCACGTCGGTCCCGGTGATGATGGACGACGGACAGATCCAGGTGTTCGAGGGCTACCGCGTCATTCACAACGAGGTGCTCGGGCCCTCCAAGGGCGGCATCCGCTTTGCCACGGACGTCCACCTCGACGAGGTGAAGGCGCTCGCGGCCTGGATGACCTGGAAGTGTGCCGTCGTCGGCGTGCCGTTCGGCGGCGCGAAGGGCGCCGTCAAGTGCGACCCGCGCTCGATGAGCCCCGGCGAACTGGAGCGCCTCACGCGGCGCTACACCGCCAACCTGATGGACGTCTTCGGCCCGGACAAGGACATCCCCGCGCCGGACATGAACACCAACGAGCAGATCATGGCCTGGCTGCTCGACACCTACTCGATGCACGTGCGCCGCACGGAGCCGGCCGTGGTGACGGGCAAGCCGATCCTGCTGGGCGGCAGCCAGGGCCGCCGCGAGGCGACCGGTCGCGGCGTGATGACGTGTACGCTCGCCGCGATGGACAAGCTCGGCCTGCGCCCCGGCCAATGCCGTGTGGCGGTGCAAGGCTTCGGCAACGTCGGCTCCGTGGCCGCGCTGCTGCTCCACGAGCAGGGCTGCCAGGTCGTCGCCATCTCGGACATCTCGGGCGGCTACTACAACGCCAGCGGCATCGACATCCCCGCCGCGATCGCCTACGCCGCCGAGCACGGCCGCTCCCTCGCCGGCTTTGGCGGGGCCGACTCGATCACCAACGACGAGCTGCTCACGCTCGACGTGGAGGTGCTCGCGCCCTGCGCCAAGGAAAACCAGATCACCGAGGAGAACGCCGCCGACATCCAGGCGCAGATCATCTCAGAAGGCGCCAACGGCCCAACCACGGCCGAGGCCGACGACATCCTCAACGAGAAGGGCGTGCTCGTCGTGCCCGACATCCTCGCCAACGCGGGCGGCGTTACGGTGTCCTATTTCGAGTGGGTGCAGGACCGCCAGGGCTACTTCTGGAGCCTGGAGCGCGTCAACCGCCGCCTCGACCGCATGATGCGCCAGGCGTTCAACACCGTCTACGACGCGCACGAGAAGTACGACATCCCGATGCGCATCGGCGCGTACGTGATCGCCATCGACAAGGTGGCCAGCGCCCTCCGCACCCGCGGGATCTATGCGTGA